The proteins below are encoded in one region of Macaca nemestrina isolate mMacNem1 chromosome 10, mMacNem.hap1, whole genome shotgun sequence:
- the LOC105474200 gene encoding olfactory receptor 10A7, with translation MICENHTRVTEFILLGFTNNPEMQVSLFILFLAIYTVTLLGNFLIVTVTSVDPALQTPMYFFLRNLSLLEVCFTLVMVPKMLVDLVSPRKIISFVGCGTQMYFFFLFGSSECFLLSMMAYDCFVAICNPLRYSVIMNRSLCWWMAMGSWMSGVPVSMLQTAWMMALPFCGPNAVDHFFCDGPPVLKLVTVDTTMYEMQALASTLLFIMFPFSLILVSYTRIIITILRMSSATGRQKAFSTCSSHLIVVSLFYGTASLTYLRPKSNQSPESKKLVSLSYTVITPMLNPIIYSLRNNEVKGAAKRTITQKVLQKLDVF, from the coding sequence ATGATCTGTGAAAATCACACCAGGGTCACTGAATTTATTCTTCTTGGTTTTACAAACAACCCCGAGATGCAAGTTTCCCTCTTTATTTTGTTCCTGGCCATTTATACAGTCACTTTGTTGGGCAACTTTCTTATTGTCACAGTTACCAGTGTGGATCCCGCACTTCAAACACCCATGTACTTCTTTCTTCGAAATCTATCACTTCTTGAAGTATGTTTCACCTTGGTTATGGTGCCAAAGATGCTTGTAGATCTAGTGTCCCCAAGAAAAATCATCTCTTTTGTGGGCTGTGGTACCCAGATGTACTTCTTCTTCTTATTTGGCAGTTCTGAATGTTTCCTTCTCTCCATGATGGCTTATGATTGCTTTGTGGCCATCTGTAACCCTCTCCGTTATTCAGTCATAATGAACAGGTCCCTATGCTGGTGGATGGCCATGGGTTCTTGGATGTCCGGTGTTCCTGTGTCTATGCTACAGACGGCTTGGATGATGGCCCTGCCTTTCTGTGGACCAAATGCCGTGGACCACTTTTTCTGTGATGGTCCCCCAGTGTTAAAACTAGTCACAGTGGATACAACCATGTATGAAATGCAAGCACTTGCCTCCACACTCCTGTTTATCatgtttcccttttctctcattttggtTTCCTACACCCGCATTATCATAACAATTCTGAGGATGTCCTCTGCCACTGGTCGCCAGAAGGCATTTTCTACTTGTTCCTCACACCTCATTGTGGTGTCTCTCTTCTATGGAACAGCCAGTCTGACCTACCTGAGGCCCAAATCAAACCAGTCTCCTGAGAGCAAGAAGCTAGTGTCATTGTCCTACACTGTCATCACACCTATGCTAAACCCCATCATCTACAGCCTGAGGAACAATGAAGTGAAAGGGGCTGCCAAGAGGACAATCACTCAAAAAGTCTTACAGAAGTTAGATGtgttttga